The DNA segment CGCCGTGGCCTCCAGCACCCACGAGACGTTCCTGCGCGAGCTCGGCGCCGACGAGTTCATCGACTACACCAAGGAACGGCCCGAGGAAGTCGCCCGTGACATCGATCTCGTCCTGGACGCCGTCGGGGGCCCCGACAGCAGGCGCTTCCTGCGCACCATCAAGCGCGGCGGGTCCCTCTATCCGGTGTACTTCGGCGAGTTCGACGACGAGGAGAACGCGGAGCTGGGTATCACGGTCACGGCCACCCAGGTCCGATCGAACGGCGCGCAGCTCGCCGAACTGGGTCGCTTGCTTGACGCGGGCACGGTGCGTGTAGCGCTCGACAGCACGTTCCCGCTCGCGGACGCCCGGGCGGCACATGAACGCGCCGCCCGAGGACACATCCGAGGCAAGATCGTGCTCACAGTCGCTTAGATGTGCGCTGCTGCATAGGCATGTCCGGCATTGCCGGTGCGTTCTGGAGCCCAGCGACGTCGGTCGCGGCAAAGGGGTTCAGGAGCGCTGCGTGGAGTTGGTCGATCTGCCGGCATGGACGCTGCCTGACCTTGCGGGCTCGGCGAGCATCGCCGTGAGGCTGCGGCGAGCTCGCGGTCCGGCTTCTGCGGGAGGGGCTGGGGCGATTCGGGGGCGGCTGCTCGCTTTCTCGGTCGGCCGCTACCTCGCTATCCCGCGTTGGGCGGCGTCAGCCGCCGTGTGATCCGGTCGAACAGCTCGGTCAGCGGCTCGCCGACGTCCCGGCCGAACTCGGTCAGCCCGTAGGTGACTTGGGGCGGAGTCGTCGGCTCGACCTCCCGCCAGACCAGGCCGTCCTGGACCAGCGCGCGCAGGGTCTGGGCGAGCATCTTCTCGCTGATGCCCTGGATGCTCTCGCGCAGCTCGTAGAACCGAAGGTCGTTGGTCCGCAAGGAGATCAGCACCCAGACGCCCCACCTGCTGGTCACGTGGTCGACGACATCGCGCGCGGGGCAGTCAGTGTGAAACACGTCATACCGCTCCCCCGCCTCGGCCTGTGTGTGCTGCGCGCTTCCTGTCACGTGGTGAGCTTACCTCGGGGTATGTCCTTACCAAAAGTTAGCCCTGCTCCTAGCGTGAAGGCCACCGAAGGGCATCGAACAAGGAGCTGATCATGATCGTGGTGACCGGGGCTACCGGGAACGTGGGCCGGCCGTTGACGCGGGCGCTGGCCGAGGCGGGCCAGCAGGTGACGGCGGTGTCACGGCACGCGGCGGCGGTACCGGACGGCGTCCGTCACGTGGCGGCCGACCTGGCCGAGCCGGGCAGCCTTGAGCCCGCGCTGGCCGGGGCGAAAGGGCTGTTCCTGCTGCTGTCCGGCGACCTGCACGCCGCCGGAGCCAGCCCGGCCTTCATCATCGGCGAAGCCGCGGCCGGCGGGGTGCGCCGGATCGTTCTGCTCTCCACGCAGGGCGTGGCGACCAGGCCCTTCGGCCCGACGCGGATCGCGATGCGCGCGGTGGAGGAATCGCTGCGGGAGTCCGGTCTGGAGTGGGCCGTCCTGCGGCCGGGCGGATTCGCCTCCAACGCCCTGTGGTGGGCCGAGTCCGTCCGGGCGCGGCGGGTCGTCGCCGCACCCTTCGGCGATGTCGGGGTGCCGATCATCGATCCGGCGGACATCGCCGAGGTCGCGGCGGCCTGCCTGCTGGATGACCGGCACACCGGCGGCGTGTACGAGCTGACCGGCCCGGAGGTGATCACGCCGCGCCGGCAGGCGGAGGCCATCGCCGCCGCGCTGGGATCACCCGTGCGGTTTCACGCCCTCACCCGCGACGAGGCCAAGGCCGCCATGGCCCAGAGCATGCCGGCCGAACTCGCCGAGGACACCCTGGACATCCTCGGTTCCCCGAGCCCGGCCGAGCTGCGCGTCAGCCCGGATGTCCAGCGGGTCCTCGGCCGCGCCCCACGCCCGTTCGCCGACTGGGCCGCCCGCAATGTCGCCGCGTTCCGCTGAGGCCGGCCGGCACCGCTGGAATTGCGCGGCGTGCTCGCCGGCCCACTGCTGTCAGTCGAGAACCTGATCCGAAGGTGACGTCGGCGCCATGCCCGGGACTGACACTCCAGATCACTGACTTCGTGCGCTTCAGGGCTCTGGCAGTAGAGGGGTCACCTGAGGCGGTGGGCCCCCTGATGCGCCGGTGCCGCGGTACGCGACGGCCCGCTGCCGGTTTCGGTGTTCATGGCACGGGTGATGGCGCGGGCCACCGCGACCACGGCGGGGACAGCCGCCGACCCGGTACATTCTTCGTCGACACTGATCCGCAACGAGGCGACCCACCTCTGCCTCACCGCCCCCAGGGCGGCAGACGGAACGCCCAGCGACGAGGGCAGAGTCACCGTGGATGAGTGCTCGGCGAGTTCCGACTCCCTGCAGTGGTGGGCGAGGGGCTACTGACAGCCCCGCCAGGTCCGGCGGCGCACCTGCCGTGCGCCGCCGGACCGCACAGCACCGGCTGAGTGTCTACGTGCCGCTACCACAATTGCCCAGCTCAGCAAGGGCCGCAGCTCAGGCCCAGGCAGTCACCGCCACGAACGAACTGTCCTGCCGGAACAGATCCGTCCCGTCCCCCCGTTCCACCCGCAGCTGATAGCCATAGTGCCGCAGGTAGTACCCGGGGTAGTTGTACGACTCGAAGCGGAGCGAGCCGCTCGTTGTGCCCGTGCGGGCGACGAACGTGGCGTCCCTCGCGAACGTCGACGTGCCGTCGTCGGTGTCGAAGCGGGCGCGGAAGTCCCAGTGGCGGAGGTACTTGCCGGATGAGTCGCGGAAGGAGCAGCCGTTCGCGTCGGCGAGGCCTGGCACCACCGTGAAGGTCGATGCCTGCTTCTCGGCGGTGGTGCTGGTCCCGCTGACCACCGGGAGGTTGAGCTGGGAGGACTGTGCCTGCCAGTAGCGGGTGGTGTAGTTGGCCGACTGGAAGGAACGGGTGACGTTCTTCGCCAGGGTCGGGCCGCCCGTGACGGTCTCCTTGATGACGGTGAAGTGGCGGGCGGTTCCGGATACGGCGGGCAGGGCGGCCGGGGTGGACCAGGTCGCGAAGGTGTCGTAACTGTCGCTGTAGTAGTACGTGCCGTCGCCGTAGCCGTCGAAGAAGAGCCGCCAGCCGCCGTTGTCGAGCTGGACGAGCGCAGGGCCCTCGCGGTAGCTGCCCCAGCCCGCCCAGTCGCCGGTGCGGGAGATCGTGTACGGGCCGGCGGGGCTGGACGCCGTGGCGTACTCGATGTACTTCGTCGTCTCGTTCTTCGTGAAGGCGTGGTAGGTCGAGCCGAGCTTCACGATGAACGTGTCGATGTGGTTCGCGCCGATGCCGGACAGTGCCACGGGTGAACTCCATGCCGTCAGCGCGGAGTTCGTTGCCTTCAGCAGATACGGCGTGAAGATCCACTCGTCGTTGGTGGTCGAGCAGGACACGATGACGTGCACGCTGCCGTCGCTGTCGACGAACCACTCCGGCGCCCACGCACGGGAGAGGCCCGCGATCGGGACCGTGTGGTCGTACAGGAACGTCCAGTTGACCCGGTCGGTGCTGCGGGCGAAGCCGATGGTGGTGCTGGTGTCCTGCCAGGTGTGGGTCGTGTAGGTGACGTAGTAGTAGCCGTTGGTGTGCTTGAAGATGCTCGCGTCGCGGATGCGGTTGCTCGGCGGGGTGTACGCGGAGGCCTTCGCCAGGCGGAAGTCGGTGGCGTCGTCCGACTGATAGACGTTCACGGTCCCGTCGTTGCTGTTCAGGAACGGGACGATCGTGTACCGGGTGGCGGAGCCGCTGGGCGGGGCGGCGGCCAGGGCGGTACCGAGCAGTCCGGGCGCTTCACCCAGGACGAGGGCCGAGGCAGGCAGGACGGCCATCGCGCGCAGCAGGGTACGGCGGGACGGTCCGGGGGGCGGTGGGGTCACGGCGGCTCTCCATGACGTTCAGGGGGTTCGGGGGATGCGGGGGTTACGCGGCTCAGGATGCTCACGAGATGCTGACCATGTTCGACATATCGAACTCAGTTCGGTGAGGCGATCAGACGGTAGGGGTGGGACCAGGCCGCGTCAATCCTTCGCGCACGAAGCGGAAGAGGCCTGTGGGAAACCTGTGCTCCTTCAGCGCTCCCCCAATCGGACTCCCCCGTTTCCCAAGTCGTTCCACCGGCGGGCCGCGGAGGTTACTGTTCGGTAGACAACGTCGTCCCGGAGGTGCCCGTATGACACCCGACCGTGCCGTAGGCCTCGCCGAGTCCGCCCGTGCGCTGGCCGACGGGGAGGTGACGTCGCAGGCGCTCGTCGCGGAGACGCTCTCGCGGATCGAGGCGACCCAGGGGTCCCTCAACGCGTTCCGGGTGGTCCGGGCCGAGGCGGCCCTCGCCGAGGCGAAAGCCGCAGACGCGGAACTCGCCACCGGCGGCCGACGGCCGCTGCTGGGCGTGCCGGTCGCGGTGAAGGACGACATGGACGTGGCGGGCGAACCGACCGCGTTCGGCTGTTGCGGCGAGTTCCCTCCGGTCGCCGAGGACGGTGAGGCGGTACGGCGGCTGCGCGCGGCCGGGGCGGTGATCGTGGGCAAGACGAACACCTGCGAGCTGGGGCAGTGGCCGTTCACCGAGGGGCCGGCCTTCGGCGCGACCCGCAACCCGTGGCACTCGGACCACACGCCCGGCGGCTCGTCCGGTGGTTCGGCGGCCGCCGTGGCCGCCGGTCTGGTGCCCGCCGCGCTCGGCTCGGACGGCGCCGGTTCGGTGCGGATCCCGGCATCGTGGACGCACCTGATCGGCATCAAGCCGCAGCGCGGCCGCGTCTCCACCTGGCCGCGCGGCGAGTCCTTCCAGGGCATCACCGTCAACGGCACCCTCGCCCGTACGGTGGCCGACGCGGCCCTCCTGCTGGACGC comes from the Streptomyces sp. NBC_00443 genome and includes:
- a CDS encoding SDR family oxidoreductase; this encodes MIVVTGATGNVGRPLTRALAEAGQQVTAVSRHAAAVPDGVRHVAADLAEPGSLEPALAGAKGLFLLLSGDLHAAGASPAFIIGEAAAGGVRRIVLLSTQGVATRPFGPTRIAMRAVEESLRESGLEWAVLRPGGFASNALWWAESVRARRVVAAPFGDVGVPIIDPADIAEVAAACLLDDRHTGGVYELTGPEVITPRRQAEAIAAALGSPVRFHALTRDEAKAAMAQSMPAELAEDTLDILGSPSPAELRVSPDVQRVLGRAPRPFADWAARNVAAFR
- a CDS encoding glycoside hydrolase family 43 protein; amino-acid sequence: MTPPPPGPSRRTLLRAMAVLPASALVLGEAPGLLGTALAAAPPSGSATRYTIVPFLNSNDGTVNVYQSDDATDFRLAKASAYTPPSNRIRDASIFKHTNGYYYVTYTTHTWQDTSTTIGFARSTDRVNWTFLYDHTVPIAGLSRAWAPEWFVDSDGSVHVIVSCSTTNDEWIFTPYLLKATNSALTAWSSPVALSGIGANHIDTFIVKLGSTYHAFTKNETTKYIEYATASSPAGPYTISRTGDWAGWGSYREGPALVQLDNGGWRLFFDGYGDGTYYYSDSYDTFATWSTPAALPAVSGTARHFTVIKETVTGGPTLAKNVTRSFQSANYTTRYWQAQSSQLNLPVVSGTSTTAEKQASTFTVVPGLADANGCSFRDSSGKYLRHWDFRARFDTDDGTSTFARDATFVARTGTTSGSLRFESYNYPGYYLRHYGYQLRVERGDGTDLFRQDSSFVAVTAWA
- a CDS encoding winged helix-turn-helix transcriptional regulator gives rise to the protein MTGSAQHTQAEAGERYDVFHTDCPARDVVDHVTSRWGVWVLISLRTNDLRFYELRESIQGISEKMLAQTLRALVQDGLVWREVEPTTPPQVTYGLTEFGRDVGEPLTELFDRITRRLTPPNAG